One Flavobacteriales bacterium genomic window, TACTGATTAGTTCAGGCTTGCTCATTCTGCTTTCGTTCATCGGGATTTCTCAAATGCGTATCAATAATTTTCTGCTGGAAGATTTAAAGGAGGGTAATGAACTCAAGCAGCATTTCCGTTTTTTCGAAACAGAATTCTCGGGTGTTCGTCCCTTCGAATTAGCCTTGCAGAAAAACACCGGATCCGATTCGCTACCGATTACCATTGGCGAATTGCAGCAAATCGAAAAAATTGAAAATTATTTGCATCAGGAATATGGAGCAGGCTTTTTATTCTCGCCGCTCAGCATTGTAAAAACGGTAAACCGTTCCCTGCACGGTGGCGATTTTAGTGCTTATGCCATCCCGTCTTCCAATGAAGAATTGCTCGAAATTTATTCCCTGCTCGAAAAGATGAAAAGCAAAAATGCCTTCGATCGCGTAGTGGCCGATCAGGGAAAACTCATTCGCATTTCAGGGAAAAGCGCTGATTTGGGTAGCTTTGTTTACAAGGAAAAAGATGCGGCATTCCATTCCTTTTTTAAAGAGCAAATCGATACCACTTTGTTCAGCTATCGCATTACGGGAACAGCTACTTTAATTGATAAAAACAACGGACAAGTAGCACGTGGTTTAGTTTATGGTTTGCTGCTTTCTTTTTTAGTGATTGCGCTGATTGTGGGCCTCATGTACAAATCATTATCCATGACCATCATCGCTTTAATTCCCAATATTATTCCGCTGCTTTTGGTGGCCGGCATTATGGGAATTTTGGGAGTAGATTTAAAAGTTTCTACTTCCATGATCTTTACCATTTCCTTTGGAATAGCGGTGGATGATACCATTCACTTCATTTCGAAATTGCGATTGGAGCTGGCTGCAGGTAAATCGGTGTTCTATGCCGTAAAACGAACCTTCTTAACAACGGGAAGAGCGATTATTTTGACCACCATTATTTTGTCGGGCGGATTTTTAACGCTGGTTTTTTCCGATTTTCTGGGGACATTCTACCTCGGTTTACTCATCGCGCTCACGCTGATTTTCGCTGTGCTGGCCGACTTGTTTTTGTTACCGGTGTTGGTTGTGTATTTCTACAAACGGAAATAATTACTTGAGCAATTCTCCTTTAGAAAAGTTTTCGGTTTTTACCGGATTCCCGTTTTCATCATAACTTTTCCAGGTGCCTTCGTTGAGGTAATCGCCGAGTCCTTCGGAATATACTTTGCTGCCTTCGGCTTTTATTTTTCCGTTGCTGTGGTATTCGGTATAACTGTAGATGTATTTTTTCTTGTCCTTAATCTCCATTATTTTTTGCGGAGCTCCGTTATCGAAAAAGAATTTTTTGAATTCAAGAATCGTACTGTTTTTTAAGGCTTGTTCCTGATAGGTAATGGCACCGCTTGCGCTGTAGTCGGTCCAGCTTTCCGGCGATCCTTCATTGTATTTTATTTCGGATTTCAATTTGCCGTCGGGATAAAACAGTTTTACCGATGAGCGGTAATTATCAATCGCTTTAAAATCGCGTTCAACATTTCCGTTGGGATAAAAATTCTTGTAGGTTTTTAATTGACCGTCGATGTAAAATCCCTTGTGCAACAATTCACCACTCACGTAAAAATCTTCGATCCAGCTCTGGCAGGCATAGTTTCCGCACATGCGAATGGAATCGCCTTCGGTGTGGGGATTAAGACGCTCATACAGCATAATCCCATACGTAGAATCAATCACGCTCGCCGCCTCATAGGTTTTTTTATCGGCCATTTGTTTTTTCAGGTTGAACTGTGCCATCGATGTAGTGGCCATCATCATTCCTCCCGCAATCAGTATCAGTGTGTAAAATCGTCTCATCGCTGCTATAAACATATCCTGTGCTTGAAAATAAACATTTTTCATGATTTCTTGGATTCAGATCATCACAATTACCAAAACCGTTCCAGATTTATTGCTTCTTTAACTTTCAGCTAATCAGTCGATAATAACATCGGTTTAGGTCTCAATTTCCTTCCTGCTGTTAATAACAATTACAAAATGGGATTAATTTCTTCTTAATATTGGACTCTTCATCTCAAATTGTTGCGCTTGGAAATTACCGACGACAAATCGTTTCAGGCAGCCCTCCGCGTGTTGGGTCGACCCGTTTTTTACGAAACCGGGGGTGGAATTGAATTTGTGTCGGAGAACATTTTTGATCTCACCGGTTATTCGCCCGATCAGTTTAATCTGAACCGCGATTTTTTTCCCGGCCACATGCATCCGCAGGATTATATCGAAGTAAATCACACCCTTGTGATGTGGCACAAACAAAACGAGCAGGAGCCGGTGGTAACCATGTTTCGTTTTAATGTGGAAAACCGCGGATACATCTGGCTCGAAGATCACCTTGTTTCAGTAACGGAAAACGGAAAAAAATATATGCGGGGATTAATGATCGATATCGATCAGGAGCGCAAGGATGAAAATAGTTTATACGAAGAAAAATTCCGTTTCGATCAGCATCATGCCGGTATTCCCATTAAAGATCGTTTGCCTCTGATTTTGGAACAGCTGGAACAAATCAATGAAATCCGCCGGCAGCGTCGCCTTTTGGTGTTGTCGGTTTTCGATTACATGCAAAAAAACGGATTCGCTTTCCGTAATCTCTGATTAAAAAAGTTTGGCTACGGGATACAAATTATGTGTTTTCTCATAATAGGGCGATCGCAGGTAGATGAAATACAATTGCGCAAATCCGTCTTTTGCAAATTCAGGATCATTCGCTTTTTTCTGCTTTAATTCTTCTTCCAGTTCCGGATGTTCTTTCAGGTAATTTTCGGCATAGTCCTCAAAAACATAATCCGAAAACCATTCTTTTTGTTGCACAATGGCATCGAAAAAATTCCAGTTGAAATACGAATCCACCGATTCGGGCTCCAATGTCTCCACCAAAAAGCGCCA contains:
- a CDS encoding PAS domain-containing protein, producing MEITDDKSFQAALRVLGRPVFYETGGGIEFVSENIFDLTGYSPDQFNLNRDFFPGHMHPQDYIEVNHTLVMWHKQNEQEPVVTMFRFNVENRGYIWLEDHLVSVTENGKKYMRGLMIDIDQERKDENSLYEEKFRFDQHHAGIPIKDRLPLILEQLEQINEIRRQRRLLVLSVFDYMQKNGFAFRNL
- a CDS encoding MMPL family transporter — translated: LILHPVPSIAAVPHENNWWRKMLPRLLLFIFKRRNALLISSGLLILLSFIGISQMRINNFLLEDLKEGNELKQHFRFFETEFSGVRPFELALQKNTGSDSLPITIGELQQIEKIENYLHQEYGAGFLFSPLSIVKTVNRSLHGGDFSAYAIPSSNEELLEIYSLLEKMKSKNAFDRVVADQGKLIRISGKSADLGSFVYKEKDAAFHSFFKEQIDTTLFSYRITGTATLIDKNNGQVARGLVYGLLLSFLVIALIVGLMYKSLSMTIIALIPNIIPLLLVAGIMGILGVDLKVSTSMIFTISFGIAVDDTIHFISKLRLELAAGKSVFYAVKRTFLTTGRAIILTTIILSGGFLTLVFSDFLGTFYLGLLIALTLIFAVLADLFLLPVLVVYFYKRK